Proteins encoded together in one Narcine bancroftii isolate sNarBan1 unplaced genomic scaffold, sNarBan1.hap1 Scaffold_128, whole genome shotgun sequence window:
- the LOC138750375 gene encoding uncharacterized protein: protein MTPETLANFDRDVVESVLTGCIMVWYGDTNTPENKALQKVVDTAQDITDKTLPTIEFIDREWCCQKTSAITKDPHSLFLFSLLPSGKNSRCLKTQTPRFRNSCSPSTFRLLNNKLNQELISGPLQHFIDFLCFQFFYLSRFPLNRLFLHDPFVVIRPCPQKKGNLRVGCDVEYVLCQSMGNLQIFNLGANQPLLSKLQIARAVKCCHRLFTLSTACMKQGRERDLGIIPPPGVRTRELQGDTEECVGAEMVYGQPIRTPWGTKPAPSVGMDNGG, encoded by the exons atgacaccagaaaccctggcaaattttgacagagatgtggtggaaagtgtgctgactggctgcatcatggtctggtatggggacaccaatacccctgagaataaagccctccaaaaggtcgtggacacagcccaggacatcacagacaaaactctccccactattgagtttatcgacagggaatggtgctgtcagaaaacatcagcaatcaccaaagatccacactctctctttctcttctcactgctgccatcaggaaagaattctcggtgcctcaagactcagacccccaggttcaggaacagctgctctccctccaccttcagactcctcaacaacaaactcaatcaggaactcatttcaggacccttgcagcactttattgattttctttgttttcaattcttttatctttccaggtttccactgaaccgtttatttttgcacgacccattcgtggtaattcggccgtgtccacagaaaaaagggaatctcagggttggatgtgatgtcgagtatgttctctgccaatcaatgggaaatctccaaatcttcaatcttggtgcaaaccaaccattactgtccaagctgcagattgcaagggctgtaaagtgctgccaccgcctgttcacactgagtactgcatgcatgaagcaagggagagagagagatctaggtataataccaccacctggtgtccggactcgcgaactacagg gtgacaccgaggaatgcgttggggcagagatggtctatggacagccaatacggacgccttggggaacaaagcctgcACCATCAGTAGGGATGgacaatggtgggtaa